A region of the Pedococcus aerophilus genome:
CGGCCGCCCGGTCGAGGGCCGTGACGAGCTTGGGTCGGTCGACGGACTGCACGACGTCGGCATACCCGACGACCGAACCCGCCTTCTTGGACTGGACCTGCCCGATGAAGTGGACGTCGAGGCGGTCGCGGTCGCGCACCTCGAGCAGCTTCGCGGACACCTCCTGGTCGCGGTTCTCGCCGATGGCGGTGATGCCCAGGTCGGCGAGCAGGTCCACGTCGGAGGCGGGGAAGAACTTGGTCACCGCGATGAGGGTGAGGTCTGCGGGGTCGCGCCCTGCAGCGTCGCAGGCGCGGGCGATGCGCTCGCGCACCACCTCGAGGTTGGCCGCCAGCTCGGCGCGCCGCTCGCCGCTCATGCCGCGTCCAGCACGACGACGCCGGCGAACCGGCCGGTCCGCCCGTCCCGACGGTACGAGTAGAGGGAGGACTCTTCCCGGGCACATCCCGAGATCCACTGCACGGCAACGTCTTTCGCGTGCAGCTGCGCCACGACGCCGGAGGCGACGTCGATCGCAGGGGTGCCCACCCACGACACCGCGGCCGACTCCGGCGCCACGTCGGCAGCCGCCGAACGCATCTCCAGCGGCACCTCGTAGCAGCGCCCGCACACCGACGGCCCCACGACTGCGAGGAGCCGCCTGGCACCGAGGTCGCGCATCCGGTCGACGGCGACGTCGACGATGCGTGCGGTCATGCCCGGACGTCCTGCGTGCACGGCGGCGACCACCCCGGCCTCGGGGTCCGCGAGCAGCACCGGGGTGCAGTCGGCGACCAGGGCAGCCAGCGCCAGGCCGGGTGTCGTGGTCACGACCCCGTCCGCAGGCGGCGAGCCCTCCGGGCCCCAGGGTCCGTCGACGAGCAGGACGTCGTTGCCGTGGCACTGCTGGAGGAAGAGCAGGTGGTCGCGCTCGACGCCGACGGCCTGCGCCACGCGGGACCGGTTGGCCTCGACCGCGTCGGGGTCGTCGCCGACGTGGCCGCCGAGGTTGAGCGACCCGAAGTCGCCGGCGCTGACGCCGCCCTGACGATCGGTGAAACCCCACTGCACCGGACCGGACCGACCACGCGCGAAGAACACGCCCCCAAACCTACTGCCCGGCTCGGGCGGTCCGGCCGCCCGCCCCTGGCCGCCGACGTGACCGCGGCCGTCGGGGCACACGACAGGGGCGCCGGGACCTCGTGGTCCGGGCGCCCCTGTCGGCGTGCTGCTGGCTCGAGCCGAGCGTCCTACTTGAGGAAGTCCGGCACGTCGAGGTCGTCGCCCTCGTCGAAGGTGACCGTCCGGGGCGGACGCCCGGCCGGCTCGCGCGGGGCGGCCGGCTCCTGGGTCGGCGCCGCGGGCTGGGACGGCTGGAACATCGGGTTCGGCTGCTCGCGGTGCGGCTGCGCCTGGGGCTGGGCCGCCGGCGCCGGCTGCTGCACCGGGGCGGGCTGGGCCGCCTGCGGTGCCGGGGCGGGTGCCGACTGGGGAGCCGGGCGGGAGGTGCCCTGCACCTGACCGATGGCGCGGTCGTTGTCGCGCTTGAGCGGAGCGCCGCCGTCGAAACCGGCGGCGATGACCGTCACCCGCACCTCGTCACCGAGGGCGTCGTCTATGACCGCACCGAAGATGATGTTGGCTTCGGGGTGGGCAGCCTCCTGGACCAGTCGGGCTGCCTCGTTGATCTCGAAGAGCCCGAGGTCGCTACCGCCCTGGATGGACAGCAGGACGCCGTGGGCGCCGTCGATGCTGGCCTCGAGCAGCGGGCTGGAGATCGCGAGCTCGGCGGCCTGCACCGCGCGGTCGTCACCGCGGGCGGAGCCGATGCCCATCAGGGCCGAACCGGCGCCCTGCATGACGGACTTGACGTCGGCGAAGTCGAGGTTGATCAGACCCGGTGTGGTGATGAGGTCGGTGATGCCCTGGACACCGGACAGCAGCACCTGGTCGGCGGAGCGGAAGGCGTCGAGCATGCTCACCGCGCGGTCGCTGATCGACAGGAGCCGGTCGTTCGGGATGACGATGAGGGTGTCGACCTCCTCGCGCAGGTTGCTGATGCCGGTCTCGGCCTGGTTGGCGCGACGACGGCCCTCGAAGGTGAAGGGACGCGTGACGACACCGATCGTCAGGGCGCCGAGGCCCCGGGCGATCTTGGCCACGACCGGGGCGCCACCGGTGCCCGTGCCGCCGCCCTCGCCCGCGGTGACGAAGACCATGTCGGCCCCCTTGAGGACCTCCTCGATCTCCTCCGCGTGGTCCTCCGCGGCCTTCTTGCCGACCTCGGGGTCGGCGCCGGCGCCGAGCCCACGGGTCAGCTCACGGCCGACGTCGAGCTTGACGTCGGCGTCGCTCATCAGCAACGCCTGGGCGTCGGTGTTGATGGCGATGAACTCGACGCCCTTGAGGCCGACCTCGATCATGCGGTTGATGGCGTTGACGCCACCTCCGCCGATGCCGACGACCTTGATGACGGCCAAGTAGTTCTGTGGTGCTGCCACGGCGGTGGGCCTCTCCTGAATGCGGTGCCTGAGTGCGGTGCTGGATGTGCTGCTGAATGTCTGGACGTCAAGTCGAGGGTTACACTTATGTCAACTTTCCGGTGCCGCCGACGCTATGCGCTGGGTGGGCGGCAGGCCAAGTTTCGCCCCGCGTGTCGCAGCACGGATTCGTCCGATTCCGGGGATTCTCGGCCGACGTCGGGGGACGGTCGCCACAGCAGTCACAACTGCCCCACGAGCACCACTGTCGCACGCGGGGAAGAGAGGGGAACCAGCGGGGGAACCAGCGTGGAACCGACGAGGGATCAGCGGGTGACCGGGGTGTCGGGAGCACTCACGTCGATGACCTTCGGCGAGGACCGCAGCAGGGCAGTCATGATCGCCAGCTTGCGCTCCGGTTCGCCCACTCCGCCCCAGATCACGGTCGTCTTCCCCAGCTTGAGGGTGACGAGGTTGGCGCTGCTCACCGTGACGTTGCCGACCCGGTGCTGCACACCCACCGGAAGCACCTTGACGACACTGACGGCCGCCGCCAGGGCGTCGCGTGACAGGGCGGCCTCGCTGGCGGCGTTCACGGTCGGAACCCCCTTCGGGGCAGCACTCACCTGGGCGTACGCGACCCCCTCGGCATCCACAACCTTCAGTTGACCTTGAGGGTTCTTGACCACGAGGAAGGGCACCCGCGGGCTGGCGTGGATGACCAACGTGCCCGGCCAGGAGCGCTCGATGGACACATCGGCCACCGTCGCACGTTCGGCCACGCGGGCGGCGACGAGGTCCTGGTCGACCCGGGCCAGCGGCTGCCCGAGGGGCACGCGGGCCAGGGCGCGGATCGGCGCCACCTCCGAGCTGGGCACCCCGACCACCTCGACGGTGCGCACCGCGAGCAGGGGGCTGAAGGCCACCACCCAGACGAGCAGGCCGACGACGAGGAGGGCTCCGGCGGCATACGCGACCAGGCGCACCGGGCGTCGCCGGACGTCCTGGGCGCGGCGCTGGAACCTCGCCGCCGAGGAGGCCAGCCCGGTGGGCACGGCTGGACGGGAGACCCGGGGCCCGGCCGGCCGGGGCTTCTCACGGGGCGCGGCAGGACGGGGGCGTGGGGACGAGCCGTCGGCACCCGCCGGGCGTGGGGCGCGGGCGGGGCGCGGCGAGCCCGTGGCTCGCGGCCGGGCCGGACGCCCGGGACCGGGGCCCTCGGTCGGCGGGGTCACGGTCGCCCGAGGGCCCGCAGGATCTCCGGGCCGATCATCGTGACGTCGCCGGCGCCGACGGTGAGGACCAGGTCCCCCGGCGTGACGAGCCCGGCGACGGTGTCGGCGACCGCCGACCAGGAGGGCACCACCCGGACGTCGGCCGCGGGGTCGACCGCGGTGACGGCGTCGGCCACCAGGGCCGAGGAGACACCCGGCACGGGGTCCTCGCGGGCGCCGTAGATCTCCATGAGCAGGACGAGGTCGGCCGGGGCCAGGGCCCGGGCGAAGGCCTCGGCGAAGTCGCGGGTGCGCGAGTAGAGGTGGGGCTGGAAGACCACGACGAGCCGGCCCCTGTCCCCGACGAGCTCGGCCGCGGTGCTCACGACTGCAGCGACCTTGCCGGGGTTGTGGGCGTAGTCGTCGACGACGGTGACCCCTGCTGCGGAGCCCTTGAGCTCGAAGCGCCGCCGGGTGCCGGTGAACCCGAACAACCCGTCGAGGACACGGGTCGGGTCCTGCCCGAGCCCTTCGACGGCGACGGTGTAGGCCGCTGCGGCGTTGAGCAGGTTGTGCCGACCGGGGATGTTGATCCGCAGCGCGCGGTCCACGCCGTCCGGGCCGGTCAGGGTGACCCGGCTCATCAGCCCGCGGGCGACCTCGTCCCGCAGGATCACGTCGGAGGCGGGGTCGAAGCCGTAGGTGAGGACCCGGACCCCATCGGCACGGGCAGCGAGGGCCAGGGCGCGGGACCCCTCGTCGTCGTGGCAGGCGACGAGCAGTCCGCCCGGCTCGATGGAGGCGGCGAAGTCGGAGTAGGCGGCCTGCACCCGCTCGAACGTGCCGTAGAAGTCGAGGTGGTCGGGCTGGACGTTCGTCACGACCCCGACCTCGGGGCGGTAGACGAGGAACGAGCCGTCGCTCTCGTCGGCCTCGGCGACGAAGACGTCACCGGTCCCCCAGTGCGCGTTGGTGCCGTGCTTGGCCAGCTCTCCCCCGGCGGCGAACGACGGGTCGATCCCGCAGTGCTGCAAGGCGACCGTGAGCATCGACGTGGTGGTCGTCTTGCCGTTCGCCCCGGCCACCGCGACCCGGCGCGAGCCCGCCATCGTGCTGGCCAGCGCCTGCGAGCGGTGCAGGACGCGCAGGCCGCGCCGCCGGGCGGCGGCGAGCTCGAGGTTGCTCTCGCGGATGGCCGAGGAGATGACGACGGTGCCGGCGCCGTCGAGGTGGGACTCGTCGTGGCCGACGTGGACCGTGGCCCCCTCGGCGCCGAGCGCGGTGAGGACCGGCGACTCCTTGGCGTCGGACCCGGAGACGGTGCACCCACGGGC
Encoded here:
- a CDS encoding cell division protein FtsQ/DivIB; this encodes MPTGLASSAARFQRRAQDVRRRPVRLVAYAAGALLVVGLLVWVVAFSPLLAVRTVEVVGVPSSEVAPIRALARVPLGQPLARVDQDLVAARVAERATVADVSIERSWPGTLVIHASPRVPFLVVKNPQGQLKVVDAEGVAYAQVSAAPKGVPTVNAASEAALSRDALAAAVSVVKVLPVGVQHRVGNVTVSSANLVTLKLGKTTVIWGGVGEPERKLAIMTALLRSSPKVIDVSAPDTPVTR
- the pgeF gene encoding peptidoglycan editing factor PgeF; its protein translation is MFFARGRSGPVQWGFTDRQGGVSAGDFGSLNLGGHVGDDPDAVEANRSRVAQAVGVERDHLLFLQQCHGNDVLLVDGPWGPEGSPPADGVVTTTPGLALAALVADCTPVLLADPEAGVVAAVHAGRPGMTARIVDVAVDRMRDLGARRLLAVVGPSVCGRCYEVPLEMRSAAADVAPESAAVSWVGTPAIDVASGVVAQLHAKDVAVQWISGCAREESSLYSYRRDGRTGRFAGVVVLDAA
- the murC gene encoding UDP-N-acetylmuramate--L-alanine ligase, giving the protein MNGANERFDFTEPVPPLEDLGAVHFIAIGGAGMSGVARVMLARGCTVSGSDAKESPVLTALGAEGATVHVGHDESHLDGAGTVVISSAIRESNLELAAARRRGLRVLHRSQALASTMAGSRRVAVAGANGKTTTTSMLTVALQHCGIDPSFAAGGELAKHGTNAHWGTGDVFVAEADESDGSFLVYRPEVGVVTNVQPDHLDFYGTFERVQAAYSDFAASIEPGGLLVACHDDEGSRALALAARADGVRVLTYGFDPASDVILRDEVARGLMSRVTLTGPDGVDRALRINIPGRHNLLNAAAAYTVAVEGLGQDPTRVLDGLFGFTGTRRRFELKGSAAGVTVVDDYAHNPGKVAAVVSTAAELVGDRGRLVVVFQPHLYSRTRDFAEAFARALAPADLVLLMEIYGAREDPVPGVSSALVADAVTAVDPAADVRVVPSWSAVADTVAGLVTPGDLVLTVGAGDVTMIGPEILRALGRP
- the ftsZ gene encoding cell division protein FtsZ: MAAPQNYLAVIKVVGIGGGGVNAINRMIEVGLKGVEFIAINTDAQALLMSDADVKLDVGRELTRGLGAGADPEVGKKAAEDHAEEIEEVLKGADMVFVTAGEGGGTGTGGAPVVAKIARGLGALTIGVVTRPFTFEGRRRANQAETGISNLREEVDTLIVIPNDRLLSISDRAVSMLDAFRSADQVLLSGVQGITDLITTPGLINLDFADVKSVMQGAGSALMGIGSARGDDRAVQAAELAISSPLLEASIDGAHGVLLSIQGGSDLGLFEINEAARLVQEAAHPEANIIFGAVIDDALGDEVRVTVIAAGFDGGAPLKRDNDRAIGQVQGTSRPAPQSAPAPAPQAAQPAPVQQPAPAAQPQAQPHREQPNPMFQPSQPAAPTQEPAAPREPAGRPPRTVTFDEGDDLDVPDFLK
- a CDS encoding YggS family pyridoxal phosphate-dependent enzyme, with amino-acid sequence MSGERRAELAANLEVVRERIARACDAAGRDPADLTLIAVTKFFPASDVDLLADLGITAIGENRDQEVSAKLLEVRDRDRLDVHFIGQVQSKKAGSVVGYADVVQSVDRPKLVTALDRAAGTAGKVTDVLVQVNLDEASGRGGVAPSGAQGLSDLVAATDHLRLRGVMAVAPLGVDPAPAFARLQELARAIREEHAGAGWVSAGMSGDLEAAVAHGATHLRVGSAILGTRQSHR